TAATAAAGATAACAATTTCTTTTTTTGTTCGTTCAATTTCAATTTTAGAAACACTAGCTCCTTTTAATTTTTTCATTAGAGCTTTTCTAATTTGGATATCTTGATGCAATCAATTCACATAATCTTGCTTTTCAGCATATCATCTTGAATCTCATGTTTTAATAACTCCAACTCTTAATCCAGTTGGACTAACTTTTTGACCCATATCTTGTTATCTTCCTTTCTTATTGCTGCCCATCACTAACAGTAACTGTGATGTGACTTGTTCTCTTTAAAATTTCATATGCTCGTCCGTGGGCACGAGGACGAAATCGTTTTAATGTTGGTCCTTCGTTAACGAAGATTTCTTTAATAAATAAACGATCAGCGTCCAAACCATTATTGTTAACAGCGTTTGCCACTGCTGACTTTACTAATTTTTGAACTGGTACTGATGATTTTTTGTTTGTGTTGTTAAGAATAACTATTGCGT
This genomic window from Spiroplasma sp. SV19 contains:
- the rplV gene encoding 50S ribosomal protein L22 → MDVRANLRSIRISPRKVRLVTDLIRNKKVGDAIVILNNTNKKSSVPVQKLVKSAVANAVNNNGLDADRLFIKEIFVNEGPTLKRFRPRAHGRAYEILKRTSHITVTVSDGQQ